CAATGCTGGAAGAAGAGTATACAAGAGCTAGAATTTGAGACACCTGgcaaataatttgcttttacaAGAAATCATCATTTGAATAATATCCTGGCAACTGACTTCTTACTTTCTGGTGAACAAAAGTAGAAGCTTATAACTATCATGGCTTCCTGAGCATTTAACAGCTGTCTTGGAAATGCCTGTGGCTGGAAATCCTGGAAGTGTATTGCAGAGTCATAGTGCATTCATTAGCAGATTTGGGCAGAATTGTGTCAAGGCCCATATTTAGAACCAGCGAActtgtttctcttttcagtgctgTCACACATTTGGATGTGATTATGAGCAGATCATCTAACTCTGGCCCTCCCTAAAGAAATAAACTCACGAGAATTTCAATTTCTTGGCAATTTCtcttgaaaatgtatttttgagtTACCAgctttataaattaaattttgattGGGGAACAAATCTGTGTCCTGGTGTGTTTATCAGTTGGTGTGTTTATTTGactttaaaatctgcttttattgaaagttttcagcagcagcaatagcttccttgttttctttgattGTTCAAAACAGTTACTGAAGGACAGGGATTTTCAGCTGCAGTGGTTTTGCAGTGGAGTATGGCAGTGTGACATTGAAGGCAGCAATATAAGCAGTGCCTTGTACTCCCCCATAATGAATTGCCTGCTTTAGTGTTCAGCTCTTCTTCAGTGTCATGAGTGCCTTATGTTACCTGTAACATCagttctgtgtttgctttcagattttttttttctgtcagcagtTCAAATGAGGCTGTAGGTGTGTCTTactatttctgtctttctttacTGTCTTCCTTGCATGAGTGAAGTTCTCTTTTTACTTCCTGTTGTCAAAAATAATCTATTATTTCTAAACTGGTTAGAAGTATTGTAATGGGACATGCTGAAGTAATTTATCCTGGACATGTATGTATTTTAAGTTGAATAGCACTGGCTTACTTCTGATGAAGTTTGAAGGCATTTTTTCTTAAGGAGGTCTTTAATGTACAAAGCATATATAGAGTGTATATAGTTCCCTTTGCCTGTCTGGTGAAATTCCCTTACTGTGGAAGAAGCTGTTAAATGCTCAGgattaaaaaacagaacaaaacaaaaaacaacaaaaacaaacaaaagcttaAGTGCTTCTTCATTCATGCCAGTTAGTAGTGGTGTTCCTGTGAAACATGGTTGTGCAATGATGGTAGCTTATGCTGCATGCTACCTTGGCTTCCACAAACTAGAGGAAGGACACTTAACACAAAAATTAGTCTGACAATGAACAATTTATGACTTTGAATATTAAACTATTTATTACACTTCTTAGCCTTGCAGCTATTGTCTTCATAGTTGTTTGGAATGCAGATTGTTTGGTGACTGCCACCAGCAGGCTGAGCTCAGGCATAATATTCCAGTGCCTGCCCAGCTTTTTAGCTAAGATTGTGTTGGGAGGGCTATCGGTTTAGTAGAAAGAATTTAAGTGTTTCAGGACCTCATCTCCATGGACCTAGATCTGTCAGCAAACGTTTCTGGAGCTATTCTGAAGAGAGGTCTGAATGGAAATAAGTGAGCAATTGTACCTTTTTTTAAACCCTTGAAGTGTAAACATGTAAACACTCATGACCAGCTAGTGTTTTAATAACTGTTAAAACACCAGAAGATAAATAAGCCCTACTACAGCTTATTTCTTTAGTTGTGTTAAGCTCTGCTCCAGGGGCAGTTGCCACTCGTGTACTGTATAAAAactattattttgcttttcagtgtcACTGACAGCACTGCTATTATGAGTGCTAGAATAAGAAAAAGTAGGCACCTCTGCAATCATGCATGCTTTATGTTAAATCATATTTACTCCTGTTCCCTTCTTCCTGTTAAGTCTTACTTTACTTAAATGCTACTGTGCATGCTGTGAATATTCTAAGCATATACTATGTCAAACCTAGAGAGTCTTATTAGAGAAAGTTACAAATAATGGAGAATGAAAAGCTTCCAGAAACAGAAGCTGAGGTTCCTGTTCTACAGTAGAAATGCTCTGACATCATCTACAGTAATGAACTGTAAAGTTTTAGCACAGTCCTTGAAAGCAGTGACTAAGTTGCTTATAGCTGAGTCACTCAGTACTGCAGTACTTTTAGCAAATTATTATTAGGCATTTCTGTTTGTGATATCTGATGAAGTCCtcaagggttaaaaaaaaaaaaaaaatgacaagccCAATACtataccttttttaaaaatttttcctcAGATCTAGATCCAGGAGGAGTTCCCGTAGACACTACACAAGATCCCGGTCTCGTTCCCGCTCTCACAGGAGGTCCAGAAGCAGGTCGTACAGTCGGGATTACCGGCGGCGGCACAGCCACAGCCATTCACCCATGTCTACTCGCAGGCGTCACATTGGAAACAGGGTATGACTGGAGGTGACTCACACATAGTCCTGAGGACATCCTGAAATCGCTTGGTTAATTagaattttccagaaaaatgttCTGCTCCCCATTCAGGTCTATTTACAATAAATCGTAAGTGTTCTTTTAGCTGCTTTACAGATTCAGGTGGCCGAGTGCAACATGGTTCttgcagagggaaggggaaaaagggatcAGTAACACAAATGAGGATGTGATCCAGACCTCTGTCTCTTCACATTCAGCAGCCATCAGCTGGCCTTTGGAGGGAaaactgtagtgaaatgaggcaatcaagtgttgctaattacgaggtgggaggcatgagcttgtgttaaggccacctgtgcccaattagggctgaccccagctgcgcatgagcaggattgggaggccaataaaaggtgggggGGCTCCAGTGGCGCAGTCAGGTTAGCGCGGTACTTATACGGCAATACAAAGCCAAGCAATGCCGAGGTTGAGAGTttgaagctcaccttttattggttgcccaatcctgctcatgtgcagctggggtcagccctaactgggcacaggtgggcttaacacaagctcacacctcccaccttgtaattaacaacacctgattgcctcatttcactacagaaagCTGTTTAAACACAGAATCTATTTTGTGCTGCAAGTGTAGTTTGTACAGTTCCCCAGGAAATGGAAGGTGTTTTCATGAAAGTCAGCTTGTGTATCTATAGGTTTGATTGTTACCTTCCCTATTGACAAGTTAATCCAACCTGAATCTCAGCAGTatgttgttgtggttttggcTTGAAGCTTTGATAGAAAACTTGTGAAAATACCTTGCAAATACAATCAGATTTTATTCTAATacctatctatctatctatctgttTCCCTAGGCAAATCCTGACCCAAATTGTTGCCTTGGCGTGTTTGGCTTGAGTCTGTACACCACAGAAAGAGATCTGAGAGAAGTTTTCTCCAAGTATGGTCCAATTGCTGATGTTTCCATTGTGTATGATCAGCAGTCTCGGCGTTCGAGAGGATTTGCGTTTGTGTACTTCGAAAACGTTGAGGATGCTAAGGAAGTAAGTTGGGGTACGGCATATCTGGCATGTTTGCTGGGGTATATACTCAGTAGCAGGGTCTAGCCTAGAGAAACTCACTGTTTGACCTTGAAAATGGCATAGGAACCTTTAAAGTTAACTGCTCTTGCCTGGATGATGCAGGGCAGCCTACAgtgttttcccttccttctcaggCTCTGAAAAATACAATGTCTTGAGTACTCTCTCAAAAGATTCCTACTGTATACCAGAGGGGAGAGTGGAGGGACATGAATACTGCTCCCCATGCAGGCTGAGACTACTGTGTCATTCTCAACAGCAAACGTGAGGCCTAGCCAGTGAGAAAACTACACCagcaagggagagaaaacagaaatgcacGATCTGTTTTAATTCTGAGATGAAAGTTCCTTCCTAACTCCACATAGAATCTTATATTTAATAACAGGCATGGTCAGAGTGGATCAGGAAACTCATTTGGGACTCTATAGGAGCACTTACACACATTCTGCTGATGCCTTGTGTGTCAGTCAAAGGGAGAAAGaatatttcctaaaaaaagGCCAGGCAAACATAAAGTGCTTTCTTGGTCCCTGCAGTTATGAAATGGGAAACCCTCAGGGATTCAGTAAATTGAAGCAGTGTGAATACTGTGTAACATATTATGGGATTTGTGCTTTTAAGTGCTACAGTATGAACAGGGAATCCTGTACATGCCAGGTATAGAGTCCTACACTCAGGTCAGCCTGTGGAGAACAGTGGGCTGTAAGCAGGTTTAGATTCTGCATAAATTCCACTACTTAAAATCTCCAGTGTCATCTTTTCCCAATTGGGCATGAGGATTTCAGTGTTAGGTTGGAGCTTTGGAAACATGTCCTGGTTTTTGGCATTAAAAAACCCAGTGAGTTtgataacttttttctttccagatttcCTTATGATTCAGATCTTACTATATTCAATGTTACAGTACTTCTGATGAAGTATtggagtttttaaaaatcagtagtgctttatttttatttgtcaaCATCTATATCCTTTCCTATATGTTGCATTTTAAAGTACATAAAGCATATCCAAGGGTTCTTAGTAATGTAAGAAACAGAGATACTGAAACAATTGTTCAGTTTATGTTCCTTTCAGGCTTTTTATTCAATGTAAATCACATTTTAAGTAGTTACAGAAGCTCTTATCCTGCTGGTCTAGAATGTCTTTACAGTTTATATTCAGTGTCATGGATAAGGCAGAAGTGAAATGGTGATAATCATCCTAAGTGAGCCATTTTAGGACTTCATCCTTGAAGCAGGGATTAGAAACATTTGTTGGTAAGAAAGCTCATACCCACAACATTTTATCACTCTTTTAGGCAAAGGAACGTGCCAATGGAATGGAGCTGGATGGAAGAAGGATTCGTGTAGACTTCTCCATAACAAAAAGACCTCACACACCTACTCCTGGAATCTATATGGGAAGACCCACTTAGTAAGTTacctctgtgggttttttcccagaCAAATATAGGACATAATTGTCTTATGTTTTGTTAAAAACTGTCTGTATCCCTTCTAAGAGACACGATGCTGTATGGTTTCCTGGGTTTATCAGGCTTTTGTATTAATGCACTGTGCTGAATACCTTGGTTGTGACTTGTGCACTTTGTCATGTGGAgactaaaatacaaaaatcactACTGAGGCCTgattacattttcaaaaaaaattaaaaacccctCTCTTTAACAAGAGCTGGTGGTGGTTATCTGACAgagcttctgaaaataaatataccTCAACAAAGAACAGAGgcatttcagaataaaaaaaaccttgccTCTCTGGACAGCCATCAGTAGTAGTGCATATCTTTCCAGCTCTTTAGGAGGGATTAATTTATATTGCACTTGTCAGTGATCTGGGGTCAGCGTGGACCACAGCCAACAGGAACCTGTGTTTCTCTAGTTATGGGGCCCAGGCATGAGCTAACTAAACATTTAAATGAGTCTACAGTAAGTTTTTTAACAATTTCTGAATTAAGTTGTCCTATGTACCTTTAAATATTAGTATCTTTTGCAAGCTCAAGACTGGATTGCCAAATACCAATCAAACAGTTTTCCCTCTCCACAGAGTACATTTTTGACTTAAAAGTTGCCAAGAATGTAAATTGTTTTCTCAAgtaatttcctatttttttcccaaggctTTCAGCTTATGGTACTGGTAATTATGTAGTGGATGTTGAGACCAcaggtgtttgggtttttttctaattgggAAGTTTTTCCAAAAGGAGCTTTCTGAGAGTTAAAGTGAATGAAGAGTTGTCATAGAATTAAATTCCTCATGTGCCCTTGATCTCAAAAGGTTGAGAGGCTGCAGACCAGGGAGGAAGGTAGCTGGCTTAAATTTCAAGCCAATTAGTCAAGTAGTTCTGGGAAAGGTGTGATCACAATCATTTCAGCTGTGAGGATGCAAGGTAGTAATGCAAGTTAGTTCAAATGGGGTGGATTTAGCTGACTGACTGCTTACTGAAAAGCCCTCCAAGCAGTATCCGTGTTTTGTATTGTATTAAATGTCATTCTCTTTCACTACTTGTAGTGGCAGCTCACGACGACGAGATTACTATGACAGAGGGTATGATAGAGGGTATGATGATCGTGACTATTACAGCAGATCATACAGGTAAGGCAGTATTTGTAATATTTGTGCTTTCTTACTACATTTCTCCATGTTCAGCAGTTCATCCTATGTATCTATGCCAAAATCTTTTTGCCCTTGCTGTCACTCAAATCTTACTGGTCAGTACAAAGATGGGGAAATACTTTGTGATGTTTAATCTGTGGCTTGAGTTAGTTCTTAATGTTCTTCTAACCTGCATTAAGGTTTGAAAAACAAAGTATGTTCTCTGTACTTTAAATTTTAGAAGAATATTCTGTTGGTTCATCTGTTAGCCTTGAAATGGTGGGAATACTGGTGCAGATACAGTATCTGAGTTGGTATTACAGTGCCAACATTGAGCATAGGAGACTAtaaaatggcaatttttttttattattcagaatattttgaaaaatggtTGATACGTAGTTGGGTTTGGTGATGAAGCAAGTTTATCTTCTGCATTTTCCATTAAGCCTGAAAACAAGTCTTGTCCCCTGTGAAATCCTGACCATTTCTGTGATGCTGTTAAGTCAGACACAAAGataaagagatttattttttttttggtctgcaGTTACCAAACATGCCTGTAAGTTGCAGAATTTTGTGGCAGTCATTAAGTCATTTGCAAAGCTTAAATTAATCAGCAATGGGTGGATTTATGATTGTTCTCTGATGGCAACCATGTATTGATGGAAATGAGTGAATTTTAAGTGCATTATCACATTGTAGCTTAAATGCTGATGCGGACAGGGAAGGACCAAGGTGAGCACAAGACAGAAGTGTTCAGCTCACATTTGTAGGCAGCAGTCACTAGTCCACTCCTCTGCCTCTTTACCAATCAGTGTTCTTGAGACACTAGTGCTTGGAACATGGAGAGCTCTAGCAGCTAAAATGTGAAGCTGCTACTGGGCATAATTAAACCAAgcagttaaagaaaaaacaaccccacaatGCAATTAATTGCAATCTAGTGGgtaaattaattgaaataacTTTCAAAAATGTTGAGGAGCAGAAAGATTTGCATCATTGCCTGCTAAGCAGCTTGTGAAGTGATGCTTCTCGTGTGTGGCATTTTGTGTGGGCTTCTGTTGTAAACCTACCCAAATGGCACAGACACTTAAGGACCAGCAA
The nucleotide sequence above comes from Heliangelus exortis chromosome 9, bHelExo1.hap1, whole genome shotgun sequence. Encoded proteins:
- the TRA2B gene encoding transformer-2 protein homolog beta — protein: MSDSGEQNYGERESRSASRSGSAHGSGKSGRHTPARSRSKEDSRRSRSKSRSRSESRSRSRRSSRRHYTRSRSRSRSHRRSRSRSYSRDYRRRHSHSHSPMSTRRRHIGNRANPDPNCCLGVFGLSLYTTERDLREVFSKYGPIADVSIVYDQQSRRSRGFAFVYFENVEDAKEAKERANGMELDGRRIRVDFSITKRPHTPTPGIYMGRPTYGSSRRRDYYDRGYDRGYDDRDYYSRSYRGGGGGGGGGWRAVQDRDQFYRRRSPSPYYSRGGYRSRSRSRSYSPRRY